The sequence below is a genomic window from Lolium perenne isolate Kyuss_39 chromosome 7, Kyuss_2.0, whole genome shotgun sequence.
GGGTACATAGCAGCTCGAGATCAACGGGATCCATTCCGTAACTATGTCGTCAACATTAGCAGGGATGATCCCATCGTTGTGGAGGAAGGTTCTCTCGTCGACATGGCTGGCCCTAAGCAGGGGATACAGTTAATGGACAATACTCTGATCGAATATGACATGAGGATCAAAACAGGCGAACAAGAACAGGATGACCTGCAGATGCTAGACGGTGCATCAATTTTAAGCTTCATTGGTCCATGGAATTACCCATTCAAGTTAGACACCCCGGGAGACTATGGCACGATTGACATCATTTTATCACCTATTCGGTGGGCTGTTGAGGCGACGGTTAAGGTTCACATACTAGAAGTACAAAGCAGTTTCAGGTTGTCACTCATATGTTTAACCAGCGGGATTGATGAGCAAATCGTGCTCTTTGATGACATCATTTCCGAGTCACACGACTTGAAAAGGTCTCTGGTTGCTGTTAGGAGCCGATCTTTTGTAGATTTGAAGTTCAATATAGGCGCACCgtcatcttgtcccgaccaacatTGTTGTTCCTTCAAGGCTGAATGGCATGGGCATATTATACAAAAGATAAGGACCTGTTTTGCATTAATCTTAGTCAACGTGTCTTGGTCGACCTTGCCTCCTTACTTTGATGGCTAAGATTGTCCGCCCATACGTTTGTGTTGGTGTGGGCCAATAGATCAGTAACTTGGAGCGGCTGCCT
It includes:
- the LOC127315022 gene encoding uncharacterized protein yields the protein NVADRSETRVEAMRFSDPGPDCMFGDDGSCWKHYDIGMVQIFSVKVGSLPADAGSVELYGYIAARDQRDPFRNYVVNISRDDPIVVEEGSLVDMAGPKQGIQLMDNTLIEYDMRIKTGEQEQDDLQMLDGASILSFIGPWNYPFKLDTPGDYGTIDIILSPIRWAVEATVKVHILEVQSSFRLSLICLTSGIDEQIVLFDDIISESHDLKRSLVAVRSRSFVDLKFNIGAPSSCPDQHCCSFKAEWHGHIIQKIRTCFALILVNVSWSTLPPYFDG